One genomic window of Streptomyces sp. NBC_01498 includes the following:
- a CDS encoding MFS transporter has translation MTTQEETNTPLTTPPKQISPTRGWLGVAAITASLFVFLTTELMPIGLLTPLSESLGVSVGSAGLMVTAQGVAAGLGVPFIVAWTRRVNRRRLLTTLLAVLAVGNLITSIAPNYPLILGTRLIMGFASGVFWAIGVSMAMRIVPEKHANRAAAVVMSGISIATVVGIPLGTLLESATDWQTTFLIWSGLSALVFLAVALTIPSLPSANAISVREVFELPVKNVQLRVVLVMVVFFVLGHFGAYTFVRPYLEDSTSATVGFITVILIVFGVGGAIGNFIGGQTVNKSLRGSFIVGGLIMIAALVMLLTVGSSNVGVIAAMVLWGLAFGVVQLSQINMTLSAAPDTFEAAMSLNTMAYNTCIAAGALIGGLFADNVGVTSVVWFGIVMVALAVILRAFTGRRTPAAV, from the coding sequence ATGACCACGCAGGAAGAGACGAACACCCCCTTAACGACGCCACCGAAGCAGATCTCCCCGACCCGGGGATGGCTGGGCGTCGCTGCCATCACCGCCAGTCTGTTTGTCTTCCTCACCACCGAACTGATGCCGATCGGTCTGCTCACCCCGCTCAGCGAGAGCCTGGGAGTGTCCGTGGGCTCGGCCGGCCTCATGGTCACTGCGCAGGGTGTCGCGGCCGGTCTCGGCGTGCCGTTCATCGTGGCGTGGACCCGGCGCGTCAACCGGCGGCGGCTGCTGACCACGCTGCTGGCCGTCCTGGCGGTCGGCAACCTGATCACCTCGATCGCTCCGAACTACCCGCTGATCCTCGGCACCCGCCTGATCATGGGCTTCGCCAGCGGCGTCTTCTGGGCCATCGGCGTCAGCATGGCCATGCGCATCGTCCCGGAGAAGCACGCCAACCGGGCCGCCGCCGTCGTGATGTCCGGGATCTCCATCGCCACCGTCGTCGGCATTCCGCTCGGCACCCTGCTGGAGAGCGCCACCGACTGGCAGACCACCTTCCTGATCTGGTCCGGTCTCAGCGCCCTGGTGTTCCTCGCGGTCGCCCTCACGATCCCGTCGCTGCCGTCGGCCAACGCGATCTCGGTCCGCGAGGTCTTCGAACTGCCCGTCAAGAACGTGCAGTTGCGCGTGGTCCTGGTCATGGTCGTGTTCTTCGTCCTCGGCCACTTCGGCGCCTACACGTTCGTCCGGCCCTACCTCGAGGACAGTACGTCCGCCACCGTCGGCTTCATCACCGTCATCCTCATCGTCTTCGGCGTCGGCGGCGCGATCGGCAACTTCATCGGCGGACAGACCGTCAACAAGAGCCTGCGGGGCAGCTTCATCGTGGGCGGCCTGATCATGATCGCCGCACTCGTCATGCTGCTGACCGTCGGCTCCAGCAACGTCGGCGTGATCGCCGCCATGGTCCTGTGGGGCCTCGCCTTCGGTGTCGTCCAGCTCAGCCAGATCAACATGACACTGTCGGCGGCCCCCGACACCTTCGAGGCCGCGATGTCGCTCAACACCATGGCCTACAACACCTGCATCGCCGCGGGCGCCCTCATCGGCGGCCTGTTCGCGGACAACGTGGGTGTCACGAGCGTCGTCTGGTTCGGCATCGTCATGGTCGCCCTCGCCGTCATCCTCCGCGCCTTCACCGGCAGGCGGACGCCCGCGGCGGTCTGA
- a CDS encoding amino acid adenylation domain-containing protein: MQPLHHARLNPLPPVCLPDLLDAQALARPDDTAVVSDGDRLTYRELVRRSSELSGLLEQLGVAADDRVGLFVEPSTDLMIGVWGILFAGGAYVPLSPEYPEERLRYMIEDSGTKVIVAQSTLTDRLAALAPEGTRIVVLEDAKGFDRATTGPAPDNLAYVIYTSGSTGRPKGVMIEHRSVVSQLRWLAAVHGLDREKTVLQKTPMSFDAAQWELLAPACGATTVMGAPGIYRDPERLIDTIDAHGVTTLQCVPTLLQALLDGGLSACASLTQVFTGGEALSKPLAGLFLDALPWCDLINLYGPTECTINSSAFAVGRAALHDGTSSISIGTPAHDVEYRILRADGSEVGVGEIGELHIGGIQLARGYLHRPELTAQRFVDNPFGEGRLFRTGDLAHWNADGTVQFIGRADNQVKLRGFRVELDEIKLAIETHDWVRHAAVIVKNDPHTGFQNLIACVELSPKEAALMDQGNHGAHHQSKESKLQVKAQLSNAGTRDAAETGGRAVIDLPGRTATEAQRRQAFARKSYRFYEGGEVTSADILRLLGRRISGAEPIAPADLGRAGLGGILRHFGQHLSPERLLPKYGYASPGSLYATQLYLEITGFDGLRPGFYYYHPVSHQLVLITETAGAGEPGVALHFVGKKRAIEPVYKNNIQEVLEIEAGHMVGLFEEILPSYGLDVRGRDFTPSVKDRLEVAGEDYYLGAFELVPYAGPRPDGTVDVYVQTHPGKVAGLPAGQYAYTGGELVRISSELVQRKHVIAINQAVYERASIGISVISRTGEDWRRYIDLGRTLQHLSMNDENLGFMSSGYSSRTGDDLPSATRIDDVLRGLGRDTGPSYFFVGGRVSDEQRLHEGMKEDVVHMRGPAELIRDDLVNFLPHYMIPNKVVILDRLPTTANGKIDTKALAASDTTNVDRDDRPFVAPRTHLERRIADLWTKAMRRETVSVQDDFFAVGGNSLIAVGLINRINREFEAALPLQVLFEAPTVEKLARRLGGAETEPSSRLVPLRTEGTSTPVYCWPGLGGYPMNLRLLAEETGTGRPFYGVQAYGINAGEIPYPTIREMAAEDVKAIRGLRPHGPYQLWGYSFGARVAFEAAYQLEQLGERVEQVFLIAPGSPKVGGAGAEDRVADYTNQAYVTILFSVFTGTVSGPLLDACLAVAKDDESFAAFIGENFPELDADLVLRITEVVRTTFDFSYTFRELTERRITAPVTIFKARGDDYSFLDGSSGYTTSEPDVVELRADHYSLLRAPDIDELATAVGRRLTLPKDTVMPHVNIKHFPVPLSSEQQAELVAAVTKAVTTAFGCGEGAVSIAVEPIERELWNEKVYIPEIVNRRHILGKVPNYGPDTQ; this comes from the coding sequence ATGCAACCGCTCCATCATGCGAGGTTGAATCCGTTACCACCCGTGTGTCTTCCCGACCTGCTCGACGCACAGGCCCTGGCACGGCCGGACGACACGGCGGTCGTCTCCGACGGCGACCGGCTCACCTACCGTGAGCTCGTCCGGCGCAGCTCCGAACTGTCCGGTCTGCTGGAACAGCTCGGCGTGGCCGCCGACGACCGGGTCGGCCTGTTCGTCGAGCCCTCGACCGACCTGATGATCGGCGTGTGGGGGATCCTCTTCGCCGGCGGCGCCTATGTGCCGCTGTCGCCGGAGTACCCCGAAGAACGCCTGCGCTACATGATCGAGGACTCCGGCACCAAGGTCATCGTCGCGCAGTCGACCCTCACCGACCGGCTGGCCGCGCTGGCGCCCGAGGGCACCAGGATCGTCGTGCTGGAGGACGCCAAGGGCTTCGACCGGGCCACCACCGGCCCGGCCCCCGACAACCTCGCGTACGTCATCTACACCTCGGGCAGCACCGGCAGGCCCAAGGGCGTCATGATCGAACACCGCAGTGTCGTCAGCCAGTTGCGCTGGCTCGCGGCGGTCCACGGGCTGGACCGTGAGAAGACCGTGCTGCAGAAGACACCCATGAGCTTCGACGCGGCGCAGTGGGAACTCCTGGCACCCGCCTGCGGGGCCACGACCGTCATGGGCGCTCCGGGCATCTACCGCGATCCCGAGCGCCTCATCGACACCATCGACGCGCACGGCGTCACCACCCTCCAGTGCGTACCCACCCTGCTCCAGGCGCTGCTGGACGGCGGACTGAGCGCGTGCGCGTCGCTCACCCAGGTCTTCACCGGCGGTGAGGCGCTGTCCAAGCCGCTCGCGGGGCTCTTCCTGGACGCCCTGCCGTGGTGCGACCTGATCAACCTGTACGGGCCGACGGAGTGCACGATCAACTCGTCCGCGTTCGCCGTGGGCCGGGCCGCGCTCCACGACGGGACGAGCTCGATCTCCATCGGCACCCCCGCGCACGACGTCGAGTACCGCATCCTGCGGGCCGACGGGTCCGAGGTGGGCGTCGGCGAGATCGGCGAACTGCACATCGGCGGAATCCAGTTGGCGCGCGGCTACCTGCACCGGCCGGAGCTGACCGCGCAGCGCTTCGTGGACAACCCGTTCGGGGAAGGGAGACTGTTCAGGACGGGCGATCTGGCCCACTGGAACGCCGACGGCACCGTCCAGTTCATCGGCCGCGCGGACAACCAGGTGAAACTGCGCGGTTTCCGGGTCGAGCTCGACGAGATCAAGCTGGCGATCGAGACCCACGACTGGGTCCGGCACGCCGCGGTCATCGTCAAGAACGACCCGCACACCGGATTCCAGAACCTCATCGCCTGCGTGGAGCTGAGCCCCAAGGAAGCCGCCCTGATGGACCAGGGCAACCACGGCGCCCACCACCAGTCCAAGGAGAGCAAGCTCCAGGTCAAGGCGCAGCTGTCCAACGCGGGCACCCGGGACGCGGCGGAGACCGGCGGCCGGGCGGTGATCGACCTGCCGGGAAGGACCGCCACGGAAGCGCAGCGGCGCCAGGCGTTCGCGCGTAAGTCCTACCGGTTCTACGAGGGGGGCGAGGTCACCTCGGCCGACATCCTCCGCCTGCTCGGACGGCGGATCTCCGGAGCCGAGCCGATCGCCCCGGCCGACCTCGGCCGGGCCGGACTGGGCGGGATCCTGCGGCACTTCGGGCAGCACCTGAGCCCGGAACGACTGCTGCCGAAGTACGGCTACGCGTCACCCGGATCGCTCTACGCGACGCAGCTGTACCTGGAGATCACGGGATTCGACGGCCTGCGCCCCGGGTTCTACTACTACCACCCGGTCTCCCACCAGCTGGTGCTGATCACGGAGACGGCCGGCGCCGGCGAGCCGGGGGTGGCACTGCATTTCGTCGGCAAGAAGCGGGCCATCGAGCCGGTCTACAAGAACAACATCCAGGAAGTGCTGGAGATCGAGGCCGGCCACATGGTGGGCCTGTTCGAGGAGATCCTGCCCTCGTACGGACTCGACGTCAGGGGCCGGGACTTCACCCCGTCGGTCAAGGACCGCCTGGAGGTCGCGGGGGAGGACTACTACCTCGGCGCGTTCGAGCTGGTGCCCTACGCCGGGCCGCGGCCGGACGGCACGGTCGACGTGTACGTGCAGACCCACCCCGGCAAGGTCGCCGGCCTGCCGGCGGGCCAGTACGCCTACACCGGCGGCGAACTCGTACGGATCTCGTCCGAACTCGTCCAGCGCAAGCACGTCATCGCCATCAACCAGGCCGTGTACGAGCGGGCGAGCATCGGGATCTCGGTGATCAGCCGGACCGGCGAGGACTGGCGGCGGTACATCGACCTCGGGCGCACGCTCCAGCACCTGTCGATGAACGACGAGAACCTGGGCTTCATGTCGTCCGGGTACAGCTCCAGGACCGGCGACGACCTGCCCTCGGCCACCCGGATCGACGACGTCCTGCGGGGACTCGGCCGGGACACCGGCCCCTCGTACTTCTTCGTCGGCGGGCGGGTGAGCGACGAACAGCGGCTGCACGAGGGCATGAAGGAAGACGTCGTGCACATGCGGGGCCCGGCGGAGCTGATCCGGGACGACCTGGTCAATTTTCTGCCGCACTACATGATCCCGAACAAGGTCGTGATCCTCGACCGGCTGCCGACCACCGCCAACGGCAAGATCGACACCAAGGCGCTCGCCGCGTCCGACACGACGAACGTGGACCGGGACGACCGGCCCTTCGTCGCGCCCCGCACCCACCTGGAACGCCGGATCGCCGACCTGTGGACCAAGGCGATGAGACGGGAGACCGTCTCGGTGCAGGACGACTTCTTCGCCGTCGGCGGCAACTCGCTGATCGCCGTCGGACTGATCAACAGGATCAACCGGGAGTTCGAGGCGGCGCTGCCCCTACAGGTCCTGTTCGAGGCGCCCACGGTCGAGAAGCTCGCCCGGCGGCTCGGCGGGGCCGAGACGGAACCGTCCTCCCGGCTGGTTCCGCTGCGAACCGAGGGGACGTCGACACCGGTCTACTGCTGGCCCGGACTCGGCGGCTACCCCATGAACCTGCGGCTGCTCGCCGAGGAGACGGGAACCGGCCGGCCGTTCTACGGGGTGCAGGCGTACGGGATCAACGCGGGTGAGATCCCCTACCCGACGATCCGGGAGATGGCGGCCGAGGACGTCAAGGCCATCAGGGGCCTTCGCCCGCACGGTCCCTACCAGCTGTGGGGCTACTCGTTCGGCGCGCGGGTGGCCTTCGAGGCGGCGTACCAGCTGGAACAGCTGGGAGAGCGGGTCGAGCAGGTCTTCCTGATCGCCCCCGGCTCGCCCAAGGTCGGCGGCGCCGGCGCGGAGGACCGGGTGGCCGACTACACCAACCAGGCGTACGTGACCATCCTCTTCTCGGTGTTCACGGGCACGGTCAGCGGTCCGCTGCTGGACGCCTGCCTCGCCGTGGCCAAGGACGACGAGAGCTTCGCCGCCTTCATCGGCGAGAACTTCCCGGAACTCGACGCCGACCTGGTCCTGCGGATCACCGAGGTCGTACGGACCACGTTCGACTTCAGCTACACCTTCCGTGAGCTGACGGAGCGCCGGATCACGGCTCCCGTCACCATCTTCAAGGCGCGGGGCGACGACTACTCGTTCCTGGACGGCAGCAGCGGCTACACGACGTCGGAGCCGGACGTCGTGGAACTCCGGGCCGATCACTACTCCCTGCTCAGGGCACCGGACATCGACGAACTCGCGACGGCCGTCGGCCGGCGCCTGACCCTCCCGAAGGACACCGTCATGCCGCACGTCAACATCAAGCACTTCCCGGTGCCGCTCAGCAGCGAACAGCAGGCCGAGCTGGTGGCGGCCGTCACCAAGGCGGTGACCACCGCCTTCGGCTGCGGCGAGGGGGCGGTGTCGATCGCGGTCGAGCCGATCGAGAGGGAGCTCTGGAACGAGAAGGTCTACATCCCGGAGATCGTCAACCGCAGGCACATCCTCGGCAAGGTACCGAACTACGGACCGGACACCCAGTGA
- a CDS encoding alpha/beta fold hydrolase — protein MPTISVGNARIKYEVTGSGPSLVLVHGVGKGGHSAFGHLVEEFAKRNTVIVPDLSGSEAAEDDGGDLTIEGLAEEVSAVIADATTEPVDLVGFSLGGAVVAAAAALHPEQVRRLIPVGGLVHADTYMKNLIGLTLSQKHDPVAFGRVLTTTAFSPKYINSLDGVDDVLKLGAELSPSNGRIRQLELLVRVDIRDLVGKVRAETLVVAANPDAAVPTEHSRELHAGIPNSSYHEFDSGHMVLFEQPLEFVKLVNEFIHRP, from the coding sequence ATGCCTACGATTTCCGTGGGAAACGCGCGCATCAAGTACGAGGTCACCGGCTCGGGCCCCAGCCTGGTACTGGTGCACGGTGTCGGCAAGGGTGGTCACAGCGCCTTCGGCCACCTGGTCGAGGAGTTCGCGAAGCGCAACACGGTCATCGTGCCCGACCTCTCCGGCAGCGAGGCGGCCGAGGACGACGGCGGTGACCTGACCATCGAGGGGCTGGCCGAGGAGGTCTCCGCGGTCATCGCGGACGCCACGACCGAGCCGGTCGACCTGGTGGGCTTCTCGCTCGGCGGGGCGGTCGTGGCCGCCGCGGCGGCCCTCCACCCCGAGCAGGTACGACGCCTGATACCCGTGGGCGGCCTGGTGCACGCGGACACCTACATGAAGAACCTGATCGGTCTGACGCTCAGTCAGAAGCACGACCCCGTCGCGTTCGGGCGGGTGCTGACCACCACCGCGTTCAGCCCGAAGTACATCAACAGCCTGGACGGCGTGGACGACGTCCTCAAGCTCGGCGCGGAGCTCAGCCCGTCGAACGGACGCATCCGGCAGCTGGAGCTCCTGGTGCGGGTCGACATCCGCGACCTCGTCGGCAAGGTCCGGGCCGAGACCCTCGTCGTCGCCGCCAACCCGGACGCCGCGGTCCCGACCGAGCACTCCCGGGAACTCCACGCCGGAATTCCGAACTCCTCGTACCACGAGTTCGACAGCGGCCACATGGTGCTCTTCGAGCAGCCTCTCGAATTCGTGAAGCTCGTCAACGAATTCATTCACCGGCCCTGA
- a CDS encoding NAD(P)H-dependent oxidoreductase, with the protein MSTTDFNGATKVAVVYYSGTGNVHKLATAAAEAAEKAGAETRLRRVPEYVNESLAPQFTEWTEAWAENAEAMKDVPTAGVDDLEWADVILLGSPGRFGLIAAPLKHFIDLAWPLNARRGLVNKVMSSFTSTGSQHGGQEGTILSLNNVFYHWGAIIVPPGVTDDIQMAPSNGNPYGVSSVSGRQAVPGRLAENVTEDNLAALAYQTRRMIEIATALRHGFAAAR; encoded by the coding sequence ATGTCCACCACGGACTTCAACGGCGCCACGAAGGTCGCCGTCGTCTACTACTCCGGCACCGGCAACGTCCACAAGCTCGCCACGGCCGCCGCGGAAGCCGCCGAGAAGGCGGGCGCGGAGACACGCCTGCGCCGCGTACCCGAATACGTCAACGAGTCGCTCGCGCCCCAGTTCACCGAATGGACCGAGGCGTGGGCGGAGAACGCCGAGGCGATGAAGGACGTTCCGACCGCCGGGGTCGACGACCTCGAGTGGGCGGACGTGATCCTCCTGGGCAGTCCGGGCCGCTTCGGGCTCATCGCCGCGCCGCTCAAGCACTTCATCGACCTGGCCTGGCCGCTGAACGCGCGCCGGGGACTGGTGAACAAGGTGATGTCGTCCTTCACCTCGACGGGCTCCCAGCACGGCGGCCAGGAAGGCACGATCCTGTCGCTGAACAACGTCTTCTACCACTGGGGCGCCATCATCGTGCCGCCCGGCGTGACCGACGACATCCAGATGGCACCGAGCAACGGCAACCCCTACGGGGTGAGTTCGGTCTCCGGCCGGCAGGCCGTCCCCGGGCGGCTCGCGGAGAACGTCACCGAGGACAACCTGGCGGCCCTCGCGTACCAGACCCGCCGGATGATCGAGATCGCCACCGCGCTGCGCCACGGCTTCGCCGCCGCGCGGTGA
- the upp gene encoding uracil phosphoribosyltransferase, which translates to MTTETRPLQDAVHLLPQTEQLRALHTIIRDRHADRADFVSNASRIFRQVLEAGLEQLPYEPHEVQTPVGRTYHGLRLTSQVCGVSVVRAGDSIEAELRVMMPGIRLGKILIQRDKVTKLPHLYYSALPLDIADRHVLLVDPMLATGGTALAAIQLLLDKGVPEEHIVFVNLLSAPEGIRAVRERYPAVRMVTSSIEERLDENAYMQPGIGDFGDRYFGTDAPQ; encoded by the coding sequence ATGACCACCGAGACCAGGCCGCTCCAGGACGCCGTACACCTGCTGCCGCAGACCGAGCAGCTCCGCGCACTGCACACGATCATCCGTGACCGGCACGCCGACCGGGCCGACTTCGTCTCGAACGCGAGCAGGATCTTCCGCCAGGTGCTGGAGGCCGGCCTGGAGCAACTCCCGTACGAGCCGCACGAGGTGCAGACCCCGGTGGGCAGGACCTACCACGGCCTGCGTCTCACCTCGCAGGTGTGCGGGGTGTCCGTCGTCCGCGCGGGGGACAGCATCGAGGCCGAGCTGCGGGTGATGATGCCGGGGATCCGGCTCGGCAAGATCCTCATCCAGCGCGACAAGGTGACGAAGCTTCCGCACCTGTACTACTCCGCGCTGCCCCTGGACATCGCCGACCGCCATGTCCTGCTGGTCGACCCGATGCTGGCCACCGGCGGGACCGCGCTGGCCGCGATCCAGCTCCTGCTCGACAAGGGCGTGCCCGAGGAGCACATCGTCTTCGTCAACCTGCTGTCGGCGCCCGAGGGCATCAGAGCCGTACGTGAACGCTACCCGGCGGTGCGGATGGTGACCTCGTCCATCGAGGAACGGCTGGACGAGAACGCCTACATGCAGCCCGGCATCGGCGACTTCGGCGACCGGTACTTCGGGACGGACGCGCCGCAGTGA
- a CDS encoding VOC family protein — translation MRVRVKEFDHLVLNVRDVERSLEFYCGLLGLEPVRVEEWRAGKAPFPSARVSPSMIIDLFNLPRTESNVDHFCLSVEPLDWQDIIATGEFTVLRGPVGRFGARGDAQSIYVEDPDGNTIELRWYPQDVQD, via the coding sequence ATGCGAGTGCGAGTCAAAGAATTCGACCACTTGGTGCTCAACGTGCGCGATGTCGAGCGCTCCCTGGAGTTCTACTGCGGACTGCTCGGCCTGGAACCGGTCCGGGTGGAGGAGTGGCGGGCCGGCAAGGCGCCGTTCCCGTCGGCACGGGTCAGCCCGTCCATGATCATCGACCTGTTCAACCTCCCGCGCACCGAGTCGAACGTCGACCACTTCTGTCTGAGCGTCGAGCCGCTGGACTGGCAGGACATCATCGCCACGGGTGAGTTCACCGTGCTGCGGGGCCCCGTCGGCCGCTTCGGCGCGCGAGGTGACGCGCAGTCGATCTACGTCGAGGACCCGGACGGCAACACCATCGAGTTGCGTTGGTACCCGCAGGACGTACAGGACTGA
- a CDS encoding pseudouridine-5'-phosphate glycosidase translates to MTSLPYENIPLVLADEVADALNEGRPVVALESNVITHGLPYPDNAATARKVEAAVRTGGSVPATIAVDNGRIVVGMTDADIDRFASTPGIPKVSSRDMPIVLAQGRMGALTVASSLVAAERAGIPFFSSAGIGGVHRGAETTMDVSSDLIQFTRSKVAVVCAGAKKILDLGLTLEYLETQCVPVVSYRSDDFPAFYCVSSGFRSPVRLDDDDVIARSIRNHWELGNNSSFLITTPVRPEEAIDSDEVDAAITEAMAAADRDGIRGQAITKYLMRAVDVATEGRSSKANMAVLISTAEVGGRLAAAHARLRAGSL, encoded by the coding sequence GTGACTTCCCTTCCGTACGAGAACATCCCCCTCGTCCTCGCCGACGAGGTGGCCGACGCCCTCAACGAGGGCCGCCCGGTGGTGGCGCTGGAGTCCAACGTCATCACCCACGGCCTGCCCTACCCGGACAACGCCGCCACCGCCCGCAAGGTCGAGGCGGCCGTCCGGACGGGCGGCTCGGTCCCGGCCACGATCGCCGTGGACAACGGCCGGATCGTGGTCGGCATGACCGACGCCGACATCGACCGGTTCGCCTCGACGCCGGGCATCCCCAAGGTCAGCAGCCGGGACATGCCGATCGTCCTGGCACAGGGCCGGATGGGCGCGCTGACGGTCGCCTCCTCCCTGGTGGCGGCCGAGCGCGCGGGTATCCCGTTCTTCTCCTCGGCCGGCATCGGCGGGGTGCACCGGGGCGCGGAGACGACCATGGACGTGTCCTCGGACCTCATCCAGTTCACCCGCTCCAAGGTCGCGGTGGTGTGCGCCGGCGCCAAGAAGATCCTGGACCTCGGTCTGACACTGGAGTACCTGGAGACCCAGTGCGTACCGGTGGTCTCCTACCGGTCGGACGACTTCCCCGCCTTCTACTGCGTGTCCAGCGGTTTCCGCAGCCCGGTGCGGCTGGACGACGACGACGTGATCGCCCGGTCGATCAGGAACCACTGGGAACTGGGCAACAACAGCTCGTTCCTGATCACGACGCCGGTCCGGCCGGAGGAAGCGATCGACAGTGACGAGGTCGACGCCGCGATCACCGAGGCCATGGCCGCCGCCGACCGGGACGGCATCCGGGGCCAGGCGATCACGAAGTACCTGATGCGCGCGGTGGACGTGGCCACCGAAGGCCGCTCGTCCAAGGCCAACATGGCCGTCCTCATCAGCACCGCCGAGGTCGGCGGCCGGCTGGCCGCCGCGCACGCCCGGCTCCGGGCCGGATCCCTCTGA
- a CDS encoding phosphoribosylanthranilate isomerase: protein MQGLIQVAGIIDQAEADMIIEEGADWLGFALRLPAKNEDLSEAAAAAIVKAIQPQHKGVIITYLTDADEIKGFCAEMGVGAIQLHGDVSPSELRKLRKIDPDLYVLKSLVVKTDNIGELTGVVEGAAEWVDMFITDSFNPATGAKGATGLVHDWSISAELARISPRPLMLAGGLTPDNVAAAIEHVRPAAVDAHTGLENSTRRKDRLKVRRFVEESRKAFSRIAAEAQQG, encoded by the coding sequence ATGCAGGGATTGATCCAGGTCGCGGGAATCATCGACCAGGCCGAGGCCGACATGATCATCGAGGAGGGCGCCGACTGGCTCGGATTCGCGCTGCGCCTCCCGGCCAAGAACGAGGACCTCTCCGAGGCGGCCGCCGCCGCGATCGTCAAGGCGATCCAGCCGCAGCACAAGGGCGTCATCATCACGTACCTGACGGACGCCGACGAGATCAAGGGGTTCTGCGCCGAGATGGGCGTCGGTGCCATCCAACTGCACGGTGACGTGAGCCCGTCCGAGCTGCGCAAGCTGCGGAAGATCGACCCGGACCTCTACGTGCTGAAGAGTCTGGTGGTGAAGACCGACAACATCGGCGAGCTCACCGGGGTCGTCGAGGGCGCCGCCGAGTGGGTCGACATGTTCATCACCGACAGCTTCAACCCGGCGACCGGCGCCAAGGGCGCGACGGGCCTGGTGCACGACTGGTCCATCAGCGCCGAGCTGGCGCGGATCTCGCCCCGGCCGTTGATGCTGGCCGGCGGCCTGACCCCGGACAACGTCGCCGCGGCGATCGAGCACGTACGCCCCGCCGCCGTGGACGCGCACACCGGCCTGGAGAACTCGACCCGCCGCAAGGACCGCCTGAAGGTGCGCAGGTTCGTCGAGGAGTCGCGCAAGGCCTTCAGCCGGATAGCGGCCGAAGCCCAGCAGGGGTGA
- a CDS encoding type 1 glutamine amidotransferase domain-containing protein translates to MSKILLAVSSHDVLGNTGNRTGYSVSEAAHPYNVFTSAGYEVDFVSVRGGEPPAVVFDGEENDPDITGFLADETVRAKLLATRPAAEVRSAGYSAIFYVGGHGAMWDFPESPELARLAVEIYEQGGVVSAVCHGPAGLVNLRLSDGSLLIEGKRVASFTNEEEDSLGLVDVMPFLLEDRLKERGALHSKAPNYVAHTENDNRVVTGQNPASAAPVAEIVVNELKSVADSRQN, encoded by the coding sequence ATGTCCAAGATCCTGCTCGCGGTCAGCAGCCACGACGTCCTGGGGAATACCGGCAACAGGACGGGCTACAGCGTTTCGGAAGCGGCCCATCCGTACAACGTCTTCACCTCCGCCGGCTACGAGGTGGACTTCGTGTCCGTACGGGGCGGCGAACCCCCGGCCGTGGTGTTCGACGGTGAGGAGAACGACCCCGACATCACGGGCTTCCTCGCCGACGAGACCGTGCGGGCGAAGCTCCTGGCGACCCGGCCGGCCGCCGAGGTCCGCTCGGCCGGATATTCCGCGATCTTCTACGTCGGCGGGCACGGCGCCATGTGGGACTTCCCCGAATCGCCGGAACTCGCCCGGCTCGCCGTCGAGATCTACGAGCAGGGCGGTGTGGTTTCCGCCGTCTGCCACGGTCCGGCCGGTCTCGTCAACCTCCGGCTGTCCGACGGCTCCCTCCTCATCGAGGGAAAGCGGGTCGCCTCCTTCACCAATGAGGAGGAGGACTCCCTCGGACTTGTCGACGTCATGCCCTTCCTTCTCGAGGACCGGCTGAAGGAACGCGGCGCACTCCACAGCAAGGCGCCGAATTACGTCGCCCACACGGAGAACGACAATCGCGTCGTCACGGGCCAGAACCCCGCGTCGGCCGCCCCCGTCGCCGAGATCGTCGTCAATGAGCTCAAGAGCGTGGCGGACAGCCGCCAGAACTGA